One Festucalex cinctus isolate MCC-2025b chromosome 1, RoL_Fcin_1.0, whole genome shotgun sequence genomic region harbors:
- the LOC144014683 gene encoding glutamate-rich protein 6 yields MRSSVSKNAVAKLEHDICELLRDLNNYAFCDPPTNCIRAGVLSYHRESDNPRLAITAAHLEPPFEWPGKCEYCHRNARPVLEVRWEDELAAVPGYCCAQRRKLCMALVRKRPSVAELDDRREEKPSTDLAEALLSGRDKKNAQNFSDLSRGLMELAGLKKDDSQQAEPTPEAKILSFRLAASAEEGGWTLKNVAENVVQLKKEEARESVCDHKPPLFGICHQKDGEFQQKFYMDGRPFLKLFPDGSAQLYYPGDLLAVVFVVTKEKQRVCIVYDNNIPPPRAIRAIFQCNGRATCYHSNGNIWLSLNSSGGQCLDETGARVRRWSWKTLPPPHLPPLFLSLNKHIGVRVLGKDHIFVSFLANGQQARCSVGSCSAQCKCTREMPTSGPTLLKDELFVLAARVKIHLCIQHLNWSLLTPLRQKSTPAHSIRVFGKKLLEVSTNVLMSQHERAFIRGCLQDCL; encoded by the exons atGAGGTCCAGCGTTTCCA AAAATGCAGTTGCAAAATTAGAGCATGATATCTGCGAGCTCCTCCGTGACCTGAACAACTAT GCTTTCTGTGACCCGCCCACAAACTGCATTCGAGCTGGAGTCCTCAGCTACCACCGCGAGTCTGACAACCCCCGACTTGCCATCACAGCCGCACATTTAGAG CCTCCGTTTGAGTGGCCGGGAAAGTGCGAGTACTGCCACAGGAATGCCAGGCCCGTGCTGGAAGTGAGATGGGAGGACGAGCTGGCG GCGGTGCCGGGCTATTGCTGTGCCCAGCGCAGGAAGCTCTGCATGGCCCTGGTGAGGAAGCGGCCCTCGGTGGCCGAATTGGACGACAGGCGGGAAGAGAAGCCCTCCACCGACCTGGCGGAGGCGCTGCTCAGCGGCAGAGATAAAAAGAACGCCCAGAATTTTAGTGACCTTTCACGCGGACTGAT GGAACTGGCGGGGTTAAAAAAAGACGACTCGCAACAGGCAGAACCCA CCCCAGAAGCCAAAATCCTCAGCTTCCGTCTGGCCGCTTCGGCAGAAGAGGGCGGCTGGACGCTCAAGAATGTGGCCGAGAACGTTGTGCAACTCAAAAAGGAAGAGGCCAGAGAGTCCGTTTGCGACCACAAGCCGCCTCTCTTTGGCATATGTCATCAGAAGG ATGGAGAATTTCAACAGAAATTTTACATGGACGGCAGGCCCTTTCTGAAACTCTTCCCCGATGGCTCTGCTCAGCTCTA TTACCCGGGAGACCTCCTGGCTGTCGTCTTTGTCGTCACCAAAGAGAAGCAACGGGTTTGCATCGTGTACGACAACAACATACCGCCGCCGCGCGCCATCCGGGCCATCTTCCAGTGTAACGGCAGGGCGACGTGTTACCACAGCAACGGAAACATATG GTTGAGTCTAAACAGTTCCGGTGGCCAGTGTTTGGACGAGACGGGCGCCAGGGTGCGTCGCTGGAGCTGGAAAACGCTTCCGCCCCCTCACCTGCCTCCTCTCTTCTTGTCCCTCAATAAGCACATCGGGGTGCGTGTCCTGGGGAAGGACCACATTTTCGTCTCCTTCCTGGCCAACGGTCAACAGGCACGCTGTAGCGTGGGTAGCTGCAGCGCTCAG TGTAAATGCACAAGAGAGATGCCTACTAGCGGACCCACGCTGCTGAAGGACGAGCTGTTCGTGCTGGCCGCCCGGGTGAAGATCCACCTGTGCATCCAGCACCTCAACTGGAGTCTTCTGACGCCCCTGCGCCAGAAGAGCACGCCGGCCCACAGCATCCGCGTCTTCGGCAAAAAGCTGCTGGAGGTCAGCACCAACGTGCTGATGAGCCAGCACGAGCGCGCCTTCATCAGGGGCTGCCTCCAGGACTGCCTCTGA
- the LOC144014713 gene encoding uncharacterized protein LOC144014713 — protein sequence MAADAPILLDSRRAVVVFLLLCSLVPGFSCFPQKTLGKILPWQLANKALGIKEGTILFNGKELNSSESEVSGMWEQESQSGEHLEVEAAWRLTDPSLQCGPTKMKLKVTGRGGANLELDLGSGRSLPLNQLPESCGHLLHQNSFGFDFVASYGGCNVIHENGYHVLPMIFLEASVTLVCPMFPTSPPRLPLPQIPPNVDRSKRHVGKTSSGDVPFQQYQHYHNYLKYLYYLHILNNPHLYPHMRRTYNPLYQNPDPVSRSYPYLPVHYPLYAQNPAAPYCHPPGALCPLPHYYLHPRHQSLQSKDLLMDLIQKPDTYTAKPTPMTTANPTTATSKKPCKRTMSTTTTATPTTTATTKRRCRTRTQPQNGDFTPYAKSPFAQEISYNEGDLTAKSAPPAGHKAGPLLRYQYWQEEPWFSQEEDEDIPFDWDDLES from the exons ATGGCGGCGGACGCTCCAATCCTACTTGACTCGCGGCGTGCCGTAGTGGTTTTCTTGCTCCTGTGTTCCCTTGTTCCGGGATTCAGCTGTTTTCCGCAAAAGACCCTTGGTAAAATTCTCCCGTGGCAATTAGCAAACAAGGCGCTCGGAATAAAGGAGGGTACGATTCTTTTCAATGGGAAAGAGCTGAACTCGTCGGAGTCTGAAGTTTCAG GAATGTGGGAGCAGGAGTCGCAGTCTGGCGAACATCTGGAAGTTGAAGCAGCATGGCGGCTCACAGATCCCTCACTGCAATGCGGTCCCACAAAGATGAAATTAAAGGTCACGGGACGTGGAGGTGCCAACTTGGAGCTCGACCTGG GCTCTGGACGTTCTCTACCTTTAAACCAGCTACCGGAATCTTGTGGCCATTTGCTCCATCAGAATTCTTTTGGCTTCGATTTTGTTGCTTCATATGGTGGCTGCAATGTGATACACGAG AACGGTTATCATGTGCTGCCAATGATCTTCCTCGAGGCTTCAGTAACACTCGTCTGTCCCATGTTTCCCACTTCGCCACCCCGGCTTCCCCTCCCTCAAATTCCCCCCAATGTGGACCGGTCCAAGCGCCACGTGGGCAAAACGTCCTCTGGCGACGTTCCTTTCCAACAATACCAGCATTATCACAACTATTTAAAGTACCTGTACTACTTGCATATCCTCAACAATCCCCACTTGTATCCTCACATGCGTCGTACTTACAATCCCCTGTACCAAAACCCGGATCCCGTTTCTCGCTCCTATCCGTATCTCCCGGTGCATTATCCGCTCTACGCGCAGAACCCCGCCGCCCCCTATTGCCACCCACCAGGAGCGCTTTGTCCTTTGCCTCATTACTATCTACATCCCCGTCATCAGTCGCTCCAAAGTAAAGATCTATTGATGGATCTGATACAAAAACCTGACACATATACAGCAAAACCGACCCCGATGACCACCGCAAACCCAACAACCGCCACGAGTAAAAAACCTTGTAAACGCACCATGTCCACCACGACAACTGCTACTCCTACCACGACTGCAACAACCAAACGACGGTGTCGAACCAGAACCCAACCGCAAAATGGCGACTTCACTCCTTACGCCAAAAGCCCCTTTGCGCAAGAAATCTCGTACAACGAAGGCGATCTGACTGCGAAAAGCGCACCCCCTGCTGGACACAAAGCTGGGCCGCTCCTGAGGTACCAGTACTGGCAGGAGGAGCCCTGGTTTAGCCAAGAAGAGGATGAAGACATTCCCTTTGACTGGGACGATCTGGAATCGTAG
- the LOC144014707 gene encoding uncharacterized protein LOC144014707, whose protein sequence is MHKDGRALATFSQVAAVLILVCFLAHAVDCYRLKKADRRKYVPEGFRRGKIVFGKVPQWDPPVVEEESKKANASVEDEGSYQADSAGGWVMNPVPLQQPSTQESSWRRLTNLQCGDNHMKLSVKRPGLGHMMVQQAPNGPPLPLPLVPLNCGYTTHRTPFGFFMYVPYAGCYMRQQAGSYVLPMYWHGVPVILVCTKQTPTDAPKETGPPQSAPIATKGPDVPLIPKWPPVSEGPASPLNIWSPLDPRSQAQSPPLGPWPQGDPRAQPPHSVPPPKWPFVHKWPPMSHGPVSHPGLHKPPVPHDPLYNFELQAPPNPFVSQYPVWPYMQNLPRSYQVPQAMAQYPFFNPSLWPLPGHQPRPGKPDQKHPKPAAHLKFPHFPTTSVPVEQPPTTAVPATTAAPNTDTTPLPYNPLYPFPPELMHYITYEELLAAMYASQ, encoded by the exons ATGCACAAAGACGGACGTGCGCTTGCTACATTTAGCCAGGTTGCAGCAGTGCttattttggtgtgttttttggCGCACGCGGTCGACTGCTATCGTCTGAAGAAGGCGGACAGACGAAAGTACGTTCCCGAGGGATTCCGGCGGGGTAAGATTGTGTTTGGTAAAGTTCCTCAATGGGATCCGCCAGTAGTGGAAGAAGAATCCAAGAAGGCGAACGCTTCAGTGGAGGATGAAGGCTCTTATCAGGCTGATTCTGCTG GAGGCTGGGTGATGAACCCTGTGCCACTTCAACAACCCTCAACGCAGGAGTCCTCGTGGAGACGCTTGACCAATCTGCAGTGTGGAGATAACCACATGAAGCTCAGTGTGAAGAGACCAGGGCTAGGCCACATGATGGTGCAGCAAG cGCCCAATGGACCTCCATTGCCTCTGCCCCTCGTGCCCTTAAATTGTGGCTACACTACGCATCGAACTCCCTTTGGATTCTTCATGTATGTTCCCTATGCTGGTTGTTACATGCGTCAACAG GCTGGAAGTTACGTGCTTCCAATGTATTGGCATGGAGTTCCAGTCATCCTCGTGTGCACCAAACAAACGCCAACTGATGCCCCGAAGGAAACCGGCCCACCCCAATCCGCTCCAATTGCCACCAAGGGGCCGGATGTTCCACTTATCCCCAAGTGGCCCCCAGTCTCCGAAGGTCCAGCCTCCCCACTGAACATTTGGTCACCACTTGACCCCCGGAGTCAGGCCCAATCTCCCCCCTTGGGTCCCTGGCCCCAAGGTGACCCCAGGGCCCAACCTCCTCATTCTGTGCCTCCTCCCAAGTGGCCCTTCGTCCACAAGTGGCCACCTATGTCCCATGGTCCGGTCTCCCATCCTGGGCTTCACAAGCCCCCAGTGCCTCATGACCCCTTATACAATTTTGAGCTGCAAGCACCCCCGAACCCGTTTGTGTCCCAGTACCCCGTCTGGCCCTACATGCAAAATCTACCTCGGTCGTACCAGGTTCCCCAGGCGATGGCCCAGTACCCATTCTTCAACCCCTCACTCTGGCCCCTCCCAGGACATCAGCCACGACCTGGGAAACCGGACCAAAAACATCCTAAGCCAGCAGCTCACTTAAAATTCCCCCATTTTCCGACGACTTCTGTCCCCGTAGAGCAGCCACCGACCACCGCAGTACCCGCCACAACTGCGGCACCAAATACTGACACGACTCCGTTGCCATACAATCCGTTGTACCCGTTTCCCCCTGAGCTAATGCACTATATCACCTATGAGGAATTGCTTGCTGCGATGTATGCCAGtcagtga
- the LOC144014728 gene encoding thioredoxin reductase-like selenoprotein T1a yields the protein MAMKWLRFSFLALGVLSLCLAATGDINGVKKMKMQFAAGPLLKFQICFSUGYKRVFEEYTQALYQRYPDIRIEGENYLPIPAYRHIASFLSVFKLLVIGMVIVGKDPFALFGVQAPGVWEWGQGNKIYACMMVFFLSNMIENQLMSTGAFEITFNDVPVWSKLESGHLPSMQQLVQILDNEMKMNVHMNTKPLHHS from the exons ATGGCGATGAAGTGGCTTCGCTTCTCCTTCCTCGCCCTCGGGGTGTTGTCGCTGTGCCTCGCCGCAACCGGGGACATCAACGGCGTGAAGAAGATGAAAATGCAGTTCGCCGCGGGGCCATTGCTCAAGTTCCAGATTTG CTTCTCCTGAGGGTACAAGCGGGTGTTTGAGGAGTACACGCAGGCCTTGTACCAGCGGTACCCGGACATCCGCATCGAGGGGGAGAACTACCTTCCCATCCCCGCCTATCG GCACATTGCTTCCTTCCTATCTGTCTTCAAATTGCTGGTGATCGGGATGGTCATTGTTGGCAAGGATCCGTTTGCTCTGTTCGGCGTCCAAGCGCCGGGCGTCTGGGAGTGGGGCCAGGGAAATAAG ATATACGCGTGCATGATGGTGTTCTTTCTCAGCAACATGATTGAAAACCAGTTGATGTCCACGGGCGCTTTTGAAATAACGTTCAATG atgTGCCAGTATGGTCCAAACTGGAGTCGGGCCACCTGCCCTCCATGCAGCAGCTGGTGCAGATCCTGGACAACGAAATGAAGATGAACGTTCACATGAACACAAAGCCGCTCCACCACTCGTAA